One window of the Rhipicephalus microplus isolate Deutch F79 chromosome 2, USDA_Rmic, whole genome shotgun sequence genome contains the following:
- the LOC119170317 gene encoding dnaJ homolog subfamily C member 27 isoform X2, with protein MCFHSNTSIIKRYCEGRFSVKYHATIGVDYGKTKVSVEGIEIMANIFDLSGHPVFKIVRTEFYSNIDAVLLVYDISDSSSSGERAEALERWLHEMAEGMDNTSVVCVVCGNKSDRRARVQNKDVERWVDMHKFSHFVVSALNGIGIREMFQSLLMQVLKVQETGRDPIALWSSCNYSKEELQAVHQVRWSRSEYEKLGLDQRASKDDINRSYRRLAVLLHPDKSTAPGCEEAFKMLVAARTALLKRVVH; from the exons ATGTGTTTTCATTCTAAC ACCAGCATAATCAAGCGGTATTGCGAAGGAAGATTTTCTGTGAAATACCACGCTACAATAGGAGTAGACTACGGGAAAACAAA GGTTTCTGTTGAAGGCATAGAAATTATGGCCAACATATTCGACCTTTCTGGACACCCAGTGTTCAAAATA GTACGTACGGAATTCTACTCAAACATTGACGCGGTTCTCCTTGTGTATGACATCAGCGACAGTTCAAGCTCTGGAGAGCGTGCCGAGGCACTCGAGCGATGGCTTCACGAGATGGCAGAAGGCATGGACAACACCTCGGTGGTCTGTGTTGTGTGCGGAAACAAG AGTGACAGAAGGGCACGTGTACAAAACAAGGATGTGGAAAGATGGGTAGACATGCACAAATTCTCCCATTTCGTCGTCTCGGCCTTGAATGGCATCGGCATCCGTGAAATGTTCCAG AGCCTGCTGATGCAAGTTCTCAAAGTACAAGAAACAGGAAGGGACCCCATAGCGTTGTGGTCTTCTTGCAACTACAGTAAAGAGGAACTGCAAGCAGTCCATCAAGTACGATGGTCACGGTCAGAGTACGAGAAGCTTGGACTTGACCAGAGAGCATCCAA GGACGACATCAATCGGTCTTATCGGCGCCTGGCAGTCCTACTGCATCCAGACAAGAGCACGGCACCTGGTTGCGAAGAAGCCTTCAAGATGCTTGTGGCGGCAAGAACTGCTCTGCTCAAGCGTGTAGTGCACTGA
- the LOC119170317 gene encoding dnaJ homolog subfamily C member 27 isoform X3: MDIESRIKRPRHVRIITVGNVEAGKTSIIKRYCEGRFSVKYHATIGVDYGKTNDSSSSGERAEALERWLHEMAEGMDNTSVVCVVCGNKSDRRARVQNKDVERWVDMHKFSHFVVSALNGIGIREMFQSLLMQVLKVQETGRDPIALWSSCNYSKEELQAVHQVRWSRSEYEKLGLDQRASKDDINRSYRRLAVLLHPDKSTAPGCEEAFKMLVAARTALLKRVVH, translated from the exons ATGGATATAGAGAGCAGGATAAAGCGGCCTCGGCACGTCAGAATCATTACGGTCGGAAACGTAGAAGCCGGAAAG ACCAGCATAATCAAGCGGTATTGCGAAGGAAGATTTTCTGTGAAATACCACGCTACAATAGGAGTAGACTACGGGAAAACAAA CGACAGTTCAAGCTCTGGAGAGCGTGCCGAGGCACTCGAGCGATGGCTTCACGAGATGGCAGAAGGCATGGACAACACCTCGGTGGTCTGTGTTGTGTGCGGAAACAAG AGTGACAGAAGGGCACGTGTACAAAACAAGGATGTGGAAAGATGGGTAGACATGCACAAATTCTCCCATTTCGTCGTCTCGGCCTTGAATGGCATCGGCATCCGTGAAATGTTCCAG AGCCTGCTGATGCAAGTTCTCAAAGTACAAGAAACAGGAAGGGACCCCATAGCGTTGTGGTCTTCTTGCAACTACAGTAAAGAGGAACTGCAAGCAGTCCATCAAGTACGATGGTCACGGTCAGAGTACGAGAAGCTTGGACTTGACCAGAGAGCATCCAA GGACGACATCAATCGGTCTTATCGGCGCCTGGCAGTCCTACTGCATCCAGACAAGAGCACGGCACCTGGTTGCGAAGAAGCCTTCAAGATGCTTGTGGCGGCAAGAACTGCTCTGCTCAAGCGTGTAGTGCACTGA
- the LOC119170317 gene encoding dnaJ homolog subfamily C member 27 isoform X1, whose protein sequence is MDIESRIKRPRHVRIITVGNVEAGKTSIIKRYCEGRFSVKYHATIGVDYGKTKVSVEGIEIMANIFDLSGHPVFKIVRTEFYSNIDAVLLVYDISDSSSSGERAEALERWLHEMAEGMDNTSVVCVVCGNKSDRRARVQNKDVERWVDMHKFSHFVVSALNGIGIREMFQSLLMQVLKVQETGRDPIALWSSCNYSKEELQAVHQVRWSRSEYEKLGLDQRASKDDINRSYRRLAVLLHPDKSTAPGCEEAFKMLVAARTALLKRVVH, encoded by the exons ATGGATATAGAGAGCAGGATAAAGCGGCCTCGGCACGTCAGAATCATTACGGTCGGAAACGTAGAAGCCGGAAAG ACCAGCATAATCAAGCGGTATTGCGAAGGAAGATTTTCTGTGAAATACCACGCTACAATAGGAGTAGACTACGGGAAAACAAA GGTTTCTGTTGAAGGCATAGAAATTATGGCCAACATATTCGACCTTTCTGGACACCCAGTGTTCAAAATA GTACGTACGGAATTCTACTCAAACATTGACGCGGTTCTCCTTGTGTATGACATCAGCGACAGTTCAAGCTCTGGAGAGCGTGCCGAGGCACTCGAGCGATGGCTTCACGAGATGGCAGAAGGCATGGACAACACCTCGGTGGTCTGTGTTGTGTGCGGAAACAAG AGTGACAGAAGGGCACGTGTACAAAACAAGGATGTGGAAAGATGGGTAGACATGCACAAATTCTCCCATTTCGTCGTCTCGGCCTTGAATGGCATCGGCATCCGTGAAATGTTCCAG AGCCTGCTGATGCAAGTTCTCAAAGTACAAGAAACAGGAAGGGACCCCATAGCGTTGTGGTCTTCTTGCAACTACAGTAAAGAGGAACTGCAAGCAGTCCATCAAGTACGATGGTCACGGTCAGAGTACGAGAAGCTTGGACTTGACCAGAGAGCATCCAA GGACGACATCAATCGGTCTTATCGGCGCCTGGCAGTCCTACTGCATCCAGACAAGAGCACGGCACCTGGTTGCGAAGAAGCCTTCAAGATGCTTGTGGCGGCAAGAACTGCTCTGCTCAAGCGTGTAGTGCACTGA
- the CRIF gene encoding growth arrest and DNA damage-inducible proteins-interacting protein CRIF, producing MFAACRNSFLYSPKLSVNSLRYCSGTSSEATYGVVATTSASVRTLTKEEIDKKRDVSRIVPRKYSRGVKLEYTFPEFEYEYRISYMRKDYAKFGRATGINPGLMWPSKEELRDLVHIEKKFYPTLQELWDQDRAKHKAETEERRQREEEIEKNMAKLADARIAMLERDVKKKAKAEEERRNREQMILEVREYIGYNVEPSDPKFKEVMAMKEEERKQAAKEARKKAKQEKMLAKLMAVGATDSTEDKAVSEKDDTTQGSEPVEKGDS from the coding sequence ATGTTCGCTGCGTGCCGGAATTCGTTCCTGTACTCGCCGAAGCTCTCGGTGAACTCCCTTCGTTACTGCTCCGGCACCTCGTCGGAAGCGACATACGGCGTTGTTGCGACGACAAGTGCCAGTGTGAGGACACTTACCAAAGAAGAGATCGACAAAAAGCGTGACGTGTCCCGCATCGTCCCGCGAAAGTACTCCCGGGGCGTCAAGCTGGAGTACACTTTTCCCGAGTTCGAGTACGAATATAGGATCTCCTACATGCGCAAGGACTACGCCAAGTTCGGTCGCGCCACCGGCATCAATCCAGGCTTGATGTGGCCTTCCAAGGAAGAACTCCGGGACCTGGTACACATCGAGAAGAAATTTTACCCTACGCTCCAAGAGCTGTGGGACCAAGACCGTGCCAAGCATAAGGCCGAGACGGAGGAGCGTCGTCAGAGGGAAGAGGAGATTGAGAAAAACATGGCGAAGTTGGCTGACGCGAGGATCGCCATGCTCGAGCGAGACGTTAAGAAGAAGGCCAAGGCCGAGGAAGAGCGACGGAATCGTGAACAGATGATACTGGAAGTCCGCGAGTACATCGGCTACAACGTGGAGCCTTCCGATCCCAAGTTCAAAGAGGTGATGGCGATGAAGgaagaagagagaaaacaagCGGCCAAGGAGGCCCGCAAGAAGGCCAAACAGGAAAAAATGTTAGCCAAACTCATGGCTGTGGGAGCTACGGACAGTACCGAGGATAAGGCTGTCTCGGAGAAGGACGACACGACGCAGGGAAGCGAGCCTGTCGAGAAGGGAGACT